The Brassica oleracea var. oleracea cultivar TO1000 chromosome C6, BOL, whole genome shotgun sequence genome includes a region encoding these proteins:
- the LOC106298151 gene encoding LOW QUALITY PROTEIN: uncharacterized protein LOC106298151 (The sequence of the model RefSeq protein was modified relative to this genomic sequence to represent the inferred CDS: substituted 1 base at 1 genomic stop codon), translated as MILLMMTLLHLLITVGASASTPALSIKSPDGDVIDCIDIYNQPAFSNPLLKSHELQEFPTEMPNLEIAAETPNWQVWHTTGEKCPPRTIPIRRTTDISHSKYPKPYYKSLADATRGHKYAIGFIRNGGPIYGTRASLNVWEPLVEAADDFSLSQVWLASGSFANGDVNXSVEAGWQISPERYHDHQPRFFTFWTRDAYNNTGCYSTHCGGFVQTSSTIALEAAITRTSAFGGPQFDITIQIWKDQSSGNWWLGLGRNMELVGYWPAAIFTGLADHAEKVEWGGEVLSLNSTGTNTILQMGSGEFAEKGFGKAAYVCNILVAENNQTLVPVQDFGVQAQFPKYYSVKRSQTKGCGKHFYFGGPGQTRSGAVRGTLASALLLLYLAFFLCV; from the exons ATGATACTGCTCATGATGACACTACTACATCTGCTCATCACGGTCGGAGCTTCAGCCTCTACCCCAGCCTTGAGCATTAAG AGTCCGGATGGAGACGTGATTGACTGCATAGATATCTACAATCAACCGGCGTTTAGTAATCCACTTTTGAAAAGCCATGAACTTCAG GAGTTTCCTACGGAGATGCCTAATTTGGAAATAGCAGCTGAGACACCAAACTGGCAGGTGTGGCACACGACCGGGGAAAAATGTCCCCCGCGAACAATCCCCATTCGTCGGACTACGGACATTTCTCACTCAAAATATCCCAAACCCTACTACAAATCCTTAGCGGACGCCACTAGAGGGCATAAG TACGCGATCGGATTTATTCGAAACGGAGGGCCGATATATGGAACAAGAGCATCTCTCAACGTTTGGGAGCCACTAGTAGAAGCAGCAGATGACTTCAGCTTATCTCAGGTCTGGCTCGCATCGGGATCATTCGCCAATGGAGATGTCAACTAGTCCGTCGAAGCGGGTTGGCAA ATCAGTCCAGAGAGGTATCACGACCACCAACCGAGATTCTTTACATTTTGGACG AGAGATGCGTATAACAACACAGGATGCTACAGCACCCACTGCGGGGGATTTGTGCAGACCAGCAGCACAATCGCCCTTGAAGCTGCTATCACACGTACCTCTGCATTTGGAGGCCCTCAGTTCGACATCACGATTCAGATCTGGAAG GATCAATCTTCTGGGAACTGGTGGCTGGGACTGGGCCGCAACATGGAGCTAGTTGGTTACTGGCCAGCTGCAATCTTTACAGGCCTAGCTGATCACGCAGAGAAGGTAGAATGGGGAGGCGAGGTTCTGTCCCTGAATAGTACTGGCACAAACACCATTCTTCAAATGGGATCGGGAGAATTCGCTGAAAAAGGCTTCGGGAAAGCTGCTTACGTATGTAATATCCTAGTTGCCGAGAACAACCAGACTTTGGTTCCAGTCCAAGATTTTGGGGTACAAGCTCAATTCCCAAAATATTATTCAGTTAAAAGGTCGCAAACTAAAGGTTGTGGGAAGCACTTTTATTTCGGCGGGCCAGGGCAAACGCGTTCGGGGGCAGTTCGTGGAACATTGGCGAGTGCGTTGCTATTATTGTATTTGGCTTTTTTCTTGTGTGTTTAG